A window of Devosia chinhatensis genomic DNA:
GGCTGGTCATACCCGACGCCAACCGCGCGACCTCGGGCGTCACCCTGCGCGGCGGCGCCAATGTCAGCTTCGGGCTCTTCAATGCCGGGAATATGGCTGTCTCGATGCTGGTTCGGGGAGAACTGGATTACTCGACGGTCACGCGCTCGTTTGCCCCCCGCATGACCTTCGAGACGCCGGTCAGCTTCCAGCGCGGCGCCGTCACCTATGGATTCGCCCCGCTTTTCGGTGCCGATTTCGACTCTGTCGGTCTTGAGCGATTGCGCATCGGCGTCAGGGGCTTTGCCGCCTGGCAAGTCCAGCCGGGCTCCTTGCTCAGTCTCGAAACCACCGCCTATCTCGCGCGCTATCCCGTCAAGACCTACCTCGATGGCACCTATCTCGAAGCCAGCATTGCCCATGCCTATGTCCTGACGCCGGAACTGACCGTGACCAACAAGCTTGGCGGCGCGCTCGATCTGCCCGACGATCTCAAGCGGCATCGCCTCACCGCCGAGATCATGACCCGGCTCGATTATATGGGGCACAACGGCCTCGTCCTGGGCGCCAGCGCAACGCTGGGCACGCGGCTGCACAATATGCCCCCGCCCCTCTCCCTGGGTCCAAATCAGGTGGATGTCTTTGCCGTTGGCAGGGCCGAAATCGGCCATCAGGCGCTGGCTCTCGGCCCTTTCATTCCCATGCTCTATTATCAATATTCAAAGCAGGTGTCGGATAATGTGTTCTATGATTATGAAAGCCAGGACATCGGCATCAGGCTGAGGGCACGGATGTGATGATGAAGCCGACCGCTGCACTCCTCTTTCTGCTCGCAGCCGGGCCGGCACTGGCCCAGGCCGAAGTCGAGGTGAGCGTCGATGCCGGTCTTGCCGCTGAGCGCTTCACCATCTGGCATGATGCCAGTGCCCAATTTCCGATCCTGGGATCGCCGACGTCGATTCTCGACCACGTCGCTTTGATCGGGCCAAGTCTATCCCTCTCGGCAAGCACAGGCCTGCTCGACCCCGTTTATGTAAAGGCCGACCTGACGGCCACGACCTTTGTCATGGGTGCATTCCACGACACCGATTATCTGGCCGGCAATCTGCTGTTCTCCGATACATGGAGCGATGTTCGCGGCGGTAAGCTCCAGGCGGGCCTCAAGTTCGCGCCACCGCAAATGGCCGCCTTCCCCCTCGGCGCTGGTCAGTTCCGACCCTATGTCACCACATCAGCTGAAGCCACCGCGCTCACGGCCCATGGGCTGATCTGTACTTTGGCCTGCGCCGTAGGCCCGCTGCCCGCCGGCCAGGCGGTTATCGAACAGGCTATATATTCTGGAGATATCGGCCTCGGCGGCGCCTGGCAGACCGAAGGCGCACACGGCACGTTCACGGCCTATGGGGAACTGGCCGTAGGCCGTCTCAGGGTCTTCGACAGCCATCTGCTGCGCGCCGATCTCGGGCGCACACCCAATATCGTCTACGGCTTCACCACGATTTCGGCCGTAGCGGGCCTCGCCCACGACTGGTCCATTTCAGAAAATCTGGCCCTCGTTGTTTCCGGCGAAGTCCAGGGCACTTACGGCATGGGCGACGTCCTTTTCGGCCCGGGCCTCGCGTCCCCACTCGGCCCCTACCCGGCCTGGCTCAGTACCTTTGGCGGCAAACTCTCCGCCGGTCTCACGGGTCATTTCTAGGCTCTTTGGTTCACGCCGCGCTCAATCGCCCAGGTCGAGCACACCTTCGGCCACCACCACCGCGTGCCCGCCGATGGCGCCATGGGTCAGCTTGTCATCCTGTTTGCGGAACTGAAGCTGGATATGGCAGGCCCGGCCCATTTCCACCCCCTGGCGTAGCACCAGCTCGAATTGTCCATTCGCCATTTCCTGCTCGGCCAGCAATCCGATCAAGGCCGCAGCTGCCGACCCGGTCCCCGGATCTTCACCCAGGCCCATGCCGAACATGCGGGCGGCGATGTCGTTTTCCGGCTCGTTGGGGGTCAGCGTGAACACATAGGCGGAATGATGATCGTGGTGGAACACCTGGTTCCACGCCGTGCGATTGACCGCAATGCGCTTGAGCACGCCAGCGTCGCGCACCGGAATCAGGTGGAACGTGACCCCGGCCGAAAACACGCAGGGCTTGAAGAGATCGCAGCCGATATCCTCGACCTCGATACCCAGTGCCTGCGCGATGGCCAGTTTGTTGGGCAGCTCGGCCAGGCGCGCCGGCAGCCTGGGCAGGGTGAAGCGTGCTTCCCCCGTGCGGCGGTCGACGCGGTCGAACAAAGCCGTCACCAGGCCCACCTTTTCTTCGATCCGCAATGCCGCTGCCTTGCTCTGCAAGCCCAGCACCACTGCTGCCCCCACCGTGGGGTGGCCGGCAAAGGGCAATTCCGTGTAGGGGGTAAAAATCCGTACCGACGCCGAGTTCCGCTCGTTCTGCGGCTTGCACAGAAACACCGTCTCGCTGAGGTTGAATTCCTTGGCGATGGCCTGCATCTCCCCGTCGAGCAAGCCATCGGCCTTGGGCACCACCGCCAGCGGATTGCCGGACAGCGCCGATTTGGTGAAGACGTCCAGAACCAGATAGGGCAGTTTCACGAGCTGGCCTCCGGTAGCGCGAAATCACTGCGTTCCCTGCCCAGATGATCGCAGAGCGCATCAACGGCCACGCCGTGATCTTTCCGTCCCGGCAACCCGGAAATGGTCAGCGCGCCGATAATGCCCGCGCCCGGCACACGAATGGGAAAGCCGCCGCCGGCAATGACGTAATCCGCGGGGTCGGCGCCGGATTGCACCGAAAACGGCTCTTCGCCCCGTTCCAGCACCAGCCTGTAGCTGGCGCGCTGGAAGCGCTTCACCGAATTGACCTTGCGCCGCACCCATTCGGCATTGTCCGCGCTCGTGCCCGGCGTTGCCGCAAAGAACAATTGCCGGTCCCAGGTGCGGATATCCACCACCAGCGACAGGCCTTCTTCCAGCGCCCGCTTCCGGATCGCCGCACCGATATCGAAAGCCACGGCCTCGTCGAATGCCGGCAGGACCAGTTCGGCTTCCTGCCGCTTGACCACGGCAATATCGTCTTGAGCGCTCATCGTCAGTCCTGCTGCGAACGGGTCCAGGCGTCGAACAGCGGTGTGCGGTCGACGAGACCCTTGGGAAAATTGGTGAGGGCCGGGTCGATATCGACCCATCCTGCCTTGCTGTCGGTCCAGATATTGCCCACCGGACGGGCCCAGTCCAGGTCGTCGAGCGTGCCGGCCCGCACGACCTTGATGCCGGGCATGGGGGGCTCGTTCCACAGCCAGCCATGGCAATGGGCGCAGAATTTCATGGCAATGACATTGCCGCTGTCGGCCCGCCGATCATAGGTCGCGGTTTCGCCCGAAAGCACCTCGAAGTCGCCATCGCGAACGATCATCGACATCGACCAGGCCGCGCCCGAATAGCGCTGGCAGTCCTTGCAATGACAATTGTAGACGCTGAGCGGCGACGCCTTGAGCCGGTAACGCGCCCGTCCGCACGAACATCCGCCCTCGACTGGAAAGTCTGGTAACGCCATGAGCTTTTCCCCCCTAAAGACAAAAGCTCTAGTCCACTTGCGCCCGGATTTGAAGCGTCAGAGCGTGACGCGGCCGCTACTTATGGCGTCGAGCAGCCCGGCGGCATAGCTCGCCACGGCCCCGGCCGCGGCCGCATCGGCGACATCGCGGCACGCCACCACGTCGGCCAGCTCGCGCTCTTCCTGTTTCTCGAGATTGGCGCGGATGTCCGCGACCAGGCTTTCGGCATCCTGGGGGAAGCGGAACACCCGCGAGATCGACAATTTGGGGCCCTCGAAGATGGTGAGCAGCGGACCCTTCTCGGCATCTTCGGCGCGCAACCCGGTCTCTTCCCACAATTCGAGCGTAACGCAGCGTTCCGCGTCCACGCTGCCGTCCGCCGTGACGTCGCGCGGCTCGAGCGACCCGCCGGGGGGATAAACCCGTCCGGAATTGACCGTGTCTCCGCCCATAACGCCCATGATCAGCGCTCCGTCCGATGACAGGATCAGCGCCGTGCCGAACACGTGATGGATGCCGATCTCGGGAAACCCCGCTTCGCGCCAGGTGAGAAACGCCGAATAGGCGTCTTCGCGGGCTTCTGCCCGCAGGATACCGTCCGCCCCGATCACCGGCTGCGTAAAGCCCAGGATACGCCCGTCCCAGGTATGGGGCTTTGCAGCCTTCATCCGCGCCCAGGTCTGGGGCACGGCGGCGCGCATGGCATCGGGCAGCGGCCAGGTCCCGGGCACCAGGCGGACGTCGGTGCCGTTGATGGGCAGGATGTCGACAGTCATGATGAAAAACGGGGGCCTTACGCCCCCGCCCTTGTTTGCTCCCTGCCGGCCGCGCGGGCCGGCACCGGAAAACCTGCGATCAGTTCTTGGCCTTGTCGACCAGGGCGCCGGCCTTGATCCACGGCATCATGTCGCGCAGCTTGTGGCCCACTTCCTCGATCGGATGCTCGTCGGCCAGGCGACGGGTCGCCTTGAAGCGCGATGCGCCGCCCTTGTATTCCTGCATCCAGTCGCTGGTGAACTTGCCCGACTGGATGTCGTGCAGCACGCGCTTCATCTCGGCCTTGGTTTCCGAGGTGATGATCCGCGGGCCGGTGACATATTCGCCCCACTCGGCCGTGTTCGAGATCGAGTAGTTCATGTTGGCGATGCCGCCCTGGTAGATCAGGTCGACGATCAGCTTCACTTCGTGCAGGCACTCGAAATAGGCCATTTCCGGCGCATAGCCGGCTTCCACCAGCGTTTCGAAACCGGCGCGGATCAGCTCGACCAGGCCGCCGCAGAGCACGGCCTGCTCGCCGAACAGGTCGGTTTCGCATTCCTCGCGGAAATTGGTCTCGATGACGCCCGAACGGCCGCCGCCAACGCCCGATGCATAGGCCAGCGCGATGTCATGGGCATTGCCCGAGGCGTCGTGATGCACCGCGATCAGGCACGGCACGCCGCCACCCTTCTGGTATTCGCCGCGCACGGTGTGGCCCGGACCCTTGGGCGCGATCATGATCACGTCGACGGTCGACTTGGGCTCGATCAGGTTGAAGTGCACGTTGAGGCCATGGGCGAAGGCCAGCGCCGCGCCGTCACGGATATTTGGCTCGATGTCCTTCTTGTAGATCTCGGCCTGCAACTCGTCCGGGGTCAGCAGCATGATGACGTCGGCCCAGGCGGATGCGTCGGCGACGCTCATCACCTTGAGGCCTTCGCCCTCGGCCTTCTTGGCCGACGGGGAATTCGGGCGCAGGCCCACCACGACATCGGTCACGCCCGAATCGCGAAGGTTCAGCACATGGGCATGGCCCTGCGAACCGTAGCCAATGATGGCCACCTTCTTGGACTTGATGATGTTGAGATCGGCATCACGATCGTAATAGACGCGCATTGGGGTTCTCCCTCGGAAAAGCGGCTTGTTATGGGTTTGCCTTGGCGCCGTAAAGGGCCAGGAACTGGTCCGTCGCGACCTTCACATCGGCTTCGATGTTGGCCTCGACATTGGATTGGGTGAGGGCCTTGTCGCCGAGCAGCAGACGGATCTGCACGTCGCGCACGACCAGGCCATAGAAGGTGCGATAGGCCTCCTCGCTAGAGGCGAAGCGCAGGAGCCGGGCGTCGCGCGCGGCTTCCAGGATCGGCTTGAGCCGCCGGCGCACCGCCATGGGGCCGTTTTCGAGCACGATATGGCCCAGATCGTCCTTTTCCTGCGCCGCATGGGTGATCGCGGTGCGGTTGAGGGTGATCGACACTTCCCCGATAATGGTGGTCAGCAGGTCGCGGGCGAATTGCTCGAGGCTGGCACGCAGCGCCTTGGTGCTGAGATGGCTGCGATCGACATAGGGCATGCGCACCTTGGCGGCCTGCCATTGCACCGTCGCCGTCAACAGGCCTTCGCGGTCGCCGAACCACTTGTAGAGCGTTTCCTTCGAGCATGAGGCGCGCCGCGCCACCGCCGTCATGGTGAGCCCGTCGCCATTCTCGACGAGCAGGTCCAGCGCCGCGGTCAGCACAGCCTGCTGGCGCGGGGTGAACGTCTCTTCGTTGACCTTGATGGCCAGGGCCACGGGAACCTCTCCCTTGCGTGTCGCGCCGAACGGTCCGGCGGCAATTCGTTCGCTGGCGTACCGTACGGTACGGTTCGAAGCAAGTGGAATCTTGTCTCCGTCCCCGCTCCGGGAACCCGCCCCTCGGCGCCGTCATTCCTGCCCGGAAGGAAAATCATGACCCAGCCGCCAAAAACGCCCGATGGTCGTTACATTGTCGTGCGTGGCCGGCTCTGGCGCGCCAGCAATCCCGGCCTGTCGTCCGTTGAGCGCCAGACGCAGGTGGACCGGCTGATGGCCGCGCGCCGCCGCGTCCGCTCCGACGACGGCGACGAAAAGGCCGCCGCCCGCGCCGAGGTGGATGCGGCCAAACGAGCCCTGGGCGAACGGGGCCCGGTCTGGTGGCATGACGGCGCGCCCGACTACAATCGGCACATGGCGCGCAATACGCCCTATGCCGAGTGGTTCGCCCGATTGCCGCAACCGGACCGGGATGAC
This region includes:
- a CDS encoding surface lipoprotein assembly modifier, coding for MRLKRILLAIVALLWATMATYAASFAELEAHIAGGDFVSAEQAALRLDTAEAGDFFVVYVEATRRIAGGDCLSATPLLETLAVIRPGFMSAHQLLYLCDIERGDESSAAQRLDVMLALLPEGDARDVVLTLRRTLAVAAGPVFSIYGDIIPSTNANRQTAATNLNGLVIPDANRATSGVTLRGGANVSFGLFNAGNMAVSMLVRGELDYSTVTRSFAPRMTFETPVSFQRGAVTYGFAPLFGADFDSVGLERLRIGVRGFAAWQVQPGSLLSLETTAYLARYPVKTYLDGTYLEASIAHAYVLTPELTVTNKLGGALDLPDDLKRHRLTAEIMTRLDYMGHNGLVLGASATLGTRLHNMPPPLSLGPNQVDVFAVGRAEIGHQALALGPFIPMLYYQYSKQVSDNVFYDYESQDIGIRLRARM
- a CDS encoding PhzF family phenazine biosynthesis protein, with the protein product MKLPYLVLDVFTKSALSGNPLAVVPKADGLLDGEMQAIAKEFNLSETVFLCKPQNERNSASVRIFTPYTELPFAGHPTVGAAVVLGLQSKAAALRIEEKVGLVTALFDRVDRRTGEARFTLPRLPARLAELPNKLAIAQALGIEVEDIGCDLFKPCVFSAGVTFHLIPVRDAGVLKRIAVNRTAWNQVFHHDHHSAYVFTLTPNEPENDIAARMFGMGLGEDPGTGSAAAALIGLLAEQEMANGQFELVLRQGVEMGRACHIQLQFRKQDDKLTHGAIGGHAVVVAEGVLDLGD
- a CDS encoding heme-degrading domain-containing protein — encoded protein: MSAQDDIAVVKRQEAELVLPAFDEAVAFDIGAAIRKRALEEGLSLVVDIRTWDRQLFFAATPGTSADNAEWVRRKVNSVKRFQRASYRLVLERGEEPFSVQSGADPADYVIAGGGFPIRVPGAGIIGALTISGLPGRKDHGVAVDALCDHLGRERSDFALPEASS
- a CDS encoding GFA family protein translates to MALPDFPVEGGCSCGRARYRLKASPLSVYNCHCKDCQRYSGAAWSMSMIVRDGDFEVLSGETATYDRRADSGNVIAMKFCAHCHGWLWNEPPMPGIKVVRAGTLDDLDWARPVGNIWTDSKAGWVDIDPALTNFPKGLVDRTPLFDAWTRSQQD
- the ilvC gene encoding ketol-acid reductoisomerase encodes the protein MRVYYDRDADLNIIKSKKVAIIGYGSQGHAHVLNLRDSGVTDVVVGLRPNSPSAKKAEGEGLKVMSVADASAWADVIMLLTPDELQAEIYKKDIEPNIRDGAALAFAHGLNVHFNLIEPKSTVDVIMIAPKGPGHTVRGEYQKGGGVPCLIAVHHDASGNAHDIALAYASGVGGGRSGVIETNFREECETDLFGEQAVLCGGLVELIRAGFETLVEAGYAPEMAYFECLHEVKLIVDLIYQGGIANMNYSISNTAEWGEYVTGPRIITSETKAEMKRVLHDIQSGKFTSDWMQEYKGGASRFKATRRLADEHPIEEVGHKLRDMMPWIKAGALVDKAKN
- a CDS encoding TetR/AcrR family transcriptional regulator, with the protein product MALAIKVNEETFTPRQQAVLTAALDLLVENGDGLTMTAVARRASCSKETLYKWFGDREGLLTATVQWQAAKVRMPYVDRSHLSTKALRASLEQFARDLLTTIIGEVSITLNRTAITHAAQEKDDLGHIVLENGPMAVRRRLKPILEAARDARLLRFASSEEAYRTFYGLVVRDVQIRLLLGDKALTQSNVEANIEADVKVATDQFLALYGAKANP